A single region of the Triticum dicoccoides isolate Atlit2015 ecotype Zavitan chromosome 2B, WEW_v2.0, whole genome shotgun sequence genome encodes:
- the LOC119367297 gene encoding uncharacterized protein LOC119367297, whose translation MMPERRGEWDDYRTPHGLLMAVVMGAVVAGPLFVLDGGEAVREALSELLGPVGLPLLPLGLVLVIRVLSSGLRLVDVFGFAVGESLDAAYRSGRGSPVGVVLALMFFLLAVYYRSWSPFGGDDE comes from the coding sequence atgatgccggagaggagaGGGGAGTGGGACGACTACCGGACGCCGCACGGGCTGCTGATGGCGGTGGTGATGGGGGCGGTGGTGGCGGGGCCGCTGTTCGtcctggacggcggcgaggcggtgcgCGAGGCCCTGTCGGAGCTCCTCGGGCCCGTGGGGCTCCCGCTGCTCCCCCTCGGCCTCGTCCTCGTCATCCGCGTCCTCTCCTCCGGCCTCCGGCTCGTCGACGTCTTCGGCTTCGCCGTGGGAGAGTCGCTCGACGCCGCCTACCGCTCCGGGCGGGGGTCGCCGGTGGGGGTCGTGCTCGCCCTGATGTTCTTCCTGCTCGCGGTGTACTACAGGTCGTGGTCGCCGTTCGGCGGCGACGACGAGTAG